The following are encoded in a window of Ricinus communis isolate WT05 ecotype wild-type chromosome 4, ASM1957865v1, whole genome shotgun sequence genomic DNA:
- the LOC107260884 gene encoding uncharacterized protein LOC107260884: protein MNQVSVLVSLHSHASSVPLFNGLNFSDWCEQVQFHLGVLDLDLALQIEKSATITDESSNEEKALYKAWEISNRLSLMFMRMTVANNLKSKIPKTDSAKEFKKLIEERSQTADKSLAGTLMSNLTNMKYDGSLAMHEHVLEMTTLEAKIKTLGMNMDEYFLVQFILNSLPPE from the exons ATGAATCAAG TATCTGTACTCGTTTCTCTTCATTCGCATGCTTCATCTGTTCCGTTATTTAATGGTTTGAACTTTTCTGATTGGTGCGAACAAGTTCAGTTTCACTTAGGTGTTCTGGATCTTGATTTGGCACTTCAAATTGAGAAATCTGCTACTATTACTGATGAAAGTAGCAATGAAGAAAAAGCTTTATATAAAGCTTGGGAAATATCGAACAGATTAAGCTTAATGTTCATGCGAATGACTGTTGCAAACAACTTAAAGAGCAAAATTCCTAAAACTGATAGTGCTAAGGAATTTAAAAAGCTTATTGAGGAACGTTCTCAAACAGCTGATAAGTCACTTGCCGGCACATTGATGAGTAATTTGACCAACATGAAATATGATGGTTCACTTGCCATGCATGAGCATGTTCTTGAAATGACTACCTTAGAAGCAAAAATAAAGACCTTAGGAATGAATATGGATGAGTATTTTCTAGTACAGTTCATACTAAACTCCTTGCCTCCTGAATAA